The Miscanthus floridulus cultivar M001 chromosome 7, ASM1932011v1, whole genome shotgun sequence genome includes a region encoding these proteins:
- the LOC136463926 gene encoding LIM domain-containing protein PLIM2b-like: MSFTGTQDKCKTCDKTVHFIDLLTADGVSYHKTCFKCSHCKGTLSISSYSSMDGVLYCKTHFEQLFKESGTFSKKFQGGASSTKNDQAKAPSKLSSAFSGTQDKCAACQKTVYPLEKMTLEGESYHKSCFKCSHGGCILTTSSYAALNGILYCKIHFSQLFKEKGSYNHLIQTAQTKKNEAAEAALEAPADAGAAEPEAPAQSA, encoded by the exons ATGTCTTTCACCGGCACGCAGGACAAGTGCAAAACCTGCGACAAGACGGTCCACTTCATCGACCTCCTCACCGCCGACGGCGTCTCGTACCACAAGACATGCTTCAAGTGCAGCCACTGCAAGGGCACCCTCTCG ATTAGCAGCTACTCTTCCATGGACGGTGTCCTGTACTGCAAGACGCACTTTGAGCAGCTCTTCAAGGAGTCAGGGACCTTCTCCAAGAAATTTCAAG GTGGAGCATCTTCAACCAAGAACGACCAG GCAAAGGCTCCGAGCAAGCTATCATCTGCATTCTCTGGAACTCAAGATAAATGCGCAGCCTGCCAGAAAACCGTGTATCCATTGGAGAAG ATGACGTTGGAAGGCGAGTCGTACCACAAGAGCTGCTTCAAGTGCTCGCACGGGGGCTGCATCCTGACCACCTCCTCCTACGCCGCGCTCAACGGGATCCTCTACTGCAAGATCCATTTCTCGCAGCTGTTCAAGGAGAAGGGCAGCTACAACCACCTCATCCAGACGGCGCAGACCAAGAAGAACGAGGCTGCAGAGGCCGCGCTGGAGGCACCGGCGGATGCAGGAGCGGCTGAGCCGGAAGCACCCGCGCAGTCGGCGTAG
- the LOC136465936 gene encoding salutaridine reductase-like, whose product MQQPNQTFRRIAVVTGGNRGIGLEICRQLASNGVTVVLTARDEKRGAEAVSTLGLSNVVFHQLEVSDPSSAARLADFIKEKFGKLDILVNNAGITGTTSNVGDLETFRQELAGVDDLMERIQTINKHITEPYEEAEKCLRTNYHGIKAVTKALFPLLQSIQNTTILQTNNSSILLQFFSGDELKEELNNIDSLSEQRVDELSELFLKDFKDGQLEARGWPKEGGFIAYKASKALANAYSRILAKEHPSLCINCVHPGYVETDMNFQVGHLTVEEGARGALMMAMAPKGGVTGAFLDLTEVAPFV is encoded by the exons GATCGCTGTGGTTACAGGAGGGAACAGAGGGATTGGGCTAGAAATATGCAGACAACTGGCTTCCAATGGAGTCACTGTAGTATTGACAGCAAGGGATGAGAAGAGGGGCGCCGAAGCAGTTAGCACGCTTGGGCTATCCAACGTTGTATTTCATCAGCTGGAGGTCAGCGATCCGTCAAGCGCTGCACGCTTAGCTGATTTTATCAAGGAGAAGTTTGGCAAGCTGGATATACTG GTCAATAATGCAGGAATTACTGGAACGACAAGTAACGTCGGCGACCTAGAAACTTTTCGTCAAGAG CTCGCAGGCGTGGACGATCTCATGGAGAGGATCCAAACAATCAATAAGCACATCACGGAACCTTATGAGGAAGCAGAGAAGTGCTTGAGGACCAACTACCATGGGATCAAAGCTGTCACAAAAGCATTGTTTCCTCTTCTGCAGTCAA TTCAGAACACTACAATTCTTCAAACCAATAACAGTTCCATCCTGCTCCAGTTTTTCAGTGGAGATGAACTTAAAGAGGAGCTCAACAATATCGACAGCTTGTCTGAACAAAGAGTGGACGAGTTGTCAGAATTGTTCCTCAAGGACTTCAAGGATGGCCAACTGGAGGCTCGAGGTTGGCCTAAGGAAGGAGGGTTCATTGCGTACAAAGCGTCCAAGGCTCTCGCGAATGCCTATTCCCGGATCCTTGCGAAGGAGCACCCGTCGCTGTGCATCAACTGCGTGCATCCTGGCTACGTCGAGACGGACATGAACTTCCAGGTTGGGCATCTGACGGTCGAGGAGGGCGCACGGGGAGCTCTCATGATGGCGATGGCACCCAAGGGAGGCGTCACTGGCGCGTTCTTGGACCTCACCGAGGTCGCGCCATTCGTGTAA